The proteins below come from a single candidate division TA06 bacterium genomic window:
- a CDS encoding GIY-YIG nuclease family protein produces MTRKLALASKKNGTLYIGVTNNLILRVREHKGGFVEGFTKKYNVQMLVYFKTYEDIGDAILREKRLKKWNRKWKIELIEKINPDWKDLYKDLR; encoded by the coding sequence ATAACTAGGAAACTTGCGCTAGCAAGCAAAAAGAACGGGACATTGTACATTGGAGTGACTAACAACCTGATACTTCGAGTAAGGGAGCACAAAGGGGGCTTTGTCGAGGGCTTCACCAAGAAGTATAACGTTCAAATGCTTGTTTATTTCAAAACGTATGAGGATATCGGGGACGCTATCCTGCGAGAGAAGAGACTTAAGAAATGGAACCGTAAATGGAAAATTGAACTGATAGAAAAAATAAATCCGGATTGGAAAGACCTGTATAAAGATCTACGGTAA